From the genome of Rosettibacter firmus, one region includes:
- a CDS encoding extracellular solute-binding protein: MVSIKQKWGFGLLLFLALVYLLIYYFQRYQPENSVTEIYFADRITAAHRVLINEYNKLMAGKVKVIPIDFPNFDFSTNERKEVLARSLRGTGDGIDIFAVDIIWVQRFAKWCEPLDKYFTDEEKKKILPLALESCYSNGELVAVPLNRVQGVLYYREDILKKFKNGEEIIKKIQNKITWEEFIELKEKLKFDSLYYIYPAADYEGFICSFMELLLSQNPDYFHQYGFNLDKPEAEKALQTLIDFIYKYKITPKEVIKFTEIPSYAYYIKNDGLFIRGWPSYDKDFKENPFDSTKEKYLRKAPLPHFKNGRPVSIIGGWNLMVSKFSDKKEEAVNFVKFLLSEKSQETFYRLSGHYPVLRKFYEDSSFIKKYPEFIEIRKLLNTGIHRPAHEEYTRYSKIMSYYFEQALLKKISVKEALSRATNAIQYEKNIIKEY; encoded by the coding sequence ATGGTTAGCATAAAACAAAAATGGGGTTTTGGACTTCTTCTGTTTTTAGCTTTGGTCTATTTGTTAATTTATTATTTTCAAAGATATCAACCAGAAAACTCAGTTACTGAAATTTATTTTGCAGATAGAATCACTGCAGCACATCGTGTTTTGATAAATGAGTATAACAAACTAATGGCTGGTAAAGTAAAAGTAATCCCTATTGATTTCCCGAATTTTGATTTTAGTACCAATGAAAGAAAAGAAGTTCTTGCTCGTTCTTTAAGAGGTACAGGAGATGGAATTGACATTTTTGCAGTTGATATAATCTGGGTACAGAGATTTGCAAAATGGTGTGAACCTCTTGATAAATATTTTACAGATGAAGAAAAGAAAAAAATATTACCCTTAGCCTTAGAATCATGCTATTCCAATGGTGAACTTGTAGCTGTGCCACTCAATAGAGTTCAGGGAGTCCTTTATTATCGAGAAGATATTTTGAAAAAATTTAAAAATGGAGAAGAAATAATAAAGAAGATTCAAAATAAAATTACATGGGAAGAATTTATTGAGCTGAAAGAAAAATTAAAATTCGATAGTCTTTATTATATTTATCCAGCTGCTGATTATGAAGGTTTTATATGTAGTTTTATGGAATTATTACTCAGCCAGAATCCAGATTATTTTCATCAATATGGATTTAACCTTGATAAACCCGAAGCAGAAAAAGCACTCCAGACACTTATAGATTTTATTTATAAATATAAGATTACTCCAAAAGAAGTAATTAAATTTACAGAAATTCCAAGCTATGCATACTATATAAAAAACGATGGTTTATTTATTAGAGGATGGCCAAGTTACGATAAAGATTTTAAAGAAAATCCTTTTGATTCAACAAAAGAAAAATATTTACGAAAAGCACCTCTACCTCATTTTAAAAATGGTAGACCGGTATCAATAATAGGTGGCTGGAATCTCATGGTTTCTAAATTTTCAGATAAAAAGGAAGAAGCGGTTAATTTTGTTAAATTTCTTTTAAGTGAAAAATCACAGGAAACATTTTATCGATTAAGCGGCCATTACCCGGTTTTAAGAAAGTTTTATGAAGATTCTTCTTTTATTAAAAAATATCCTGAGTTCATCGAAATTCGGAAACTTCTTAATACAGGTATTCATCGTCCTGCACACGAAGAATATACAAGATACTCTAAAATAATGTCTTATTACTTTGAACAAGCATTATTAAAAAAGATTAGTGTTAAAGAAGCTCTTTCAAGAGCAACCAATGCAATTCAGTACGAAAAAAATATTATTAAAGAATATTAA
- a CDS encoding M1 family aminopeptidase, with protein MIKVFSSILFFALFLNLQAQNDAKYCSESKIKLYNKTLTLYKTSYYSDTTINITYYKLNLFIDYNSKFLKGVTTIKLKPSLDAINNFYLDFYSDFNIDSVVTSNIRLSFSKTISNKLIIYLNKSYPKDTEIAIDIHYHGTPNSNGGIGGSFVFEKTQAQNPVIWTLSQPYGARDWFPCKDTPSDKADSSDVWITADSFFVSVSNGILNEVVNNHDGTKTYKWKNSYPIANYLISLAMSNYFIYETKYEYDKNKFLPIIHYIYPENFQSYKDILDLTPDMMKIFSNKFGEYPFIKEKYGHAEFGFSGGMEHQTCTSIGVISEDVIAHELAHQWFGDKVTCRDWHHIWLNEGFATYITNIYFEEKYGKEKFAERINSMMTSAKLSSGSIYVQNIDSDTAIFNYNRTYNKGATVLHMLRGILGDEIFYKTLKEYLNDPKLAYSTATTEDFQKIAERVSGMNLKYFFDEWIYGENYPKYIFKWNYYINENDKYTITINLSQKPNTNPQYFIMPIKIRVTTTAGITNLNLFNDKPEQQWDFEIDGLPINVEFDPDNWILKDVEIQNLTSFKKETPLEFLLFQNYPNPFNPNTFIKYQIPAQCKIVLKIYDILGKEITTLINDIQQPGNYVIEFNAEKFNLSSGVYYYKLSTDFFTETKKMMLIK; from the coding sequence ATGATAAAAGTATTCTCGTCAATTTTATTTTTTGCTTTATTCTTAAATCTACAAGCACAAAATGATGCAAAATATTGTTCGGAATCTAAAATTAAATTATACAATAAAACTCTAACACTTTATAAAACATCATATTATAGCGATACAACCATTAACATCACTTATTACAAATTAAATTTATTCATCGATTACAACTCAAAATTTTTAAAAGGTGTTACAACTATAAAATTGAAACCTTCATTGGATGCTATTAATAATTTCTACCTTGATTTTTATTCCGATTTTAATATCGATTCTGTCGTAACAAGTAATATACGTTTGAGTTTTTCTAAAACAATTTCAAATAAACTCATAATTTATTTAAATAAATCTTACCCAAAGGATACTGAAATAGCAATAGATATTCATTATCATGGCACTCCAAATTCTAACGGGGGCATTGGAGGAAGTTTTGTATTTGAAAAGACACAAGCACAAAATCCTGTTATCTGGACTTTAAGTCAACCTTATGGTGCAAGAGATTGGTTCCCTTGTAAAGATACTCCTTCGGACAAAGCTGATTCTTCTGATGTATGGATAACTGCTGATTCATTTTTTGTCTCGGTATCAAATGGAATTTTAAATGAAGTTGTAAATAATCATGATGGAACAAAAACTTATAAATGGAAAAATAGTTACCCAATTGCTAACTACCTTATTTCACTGGCAATGTCAAATTATTTTATTTATGAAACAAAATATGAGTATGACAAAAATAAATTTTTACCTATCATCCATTACATTTATCCCGAAAACTTTCAATCCTATAAAGATATATTAGATTTAACACCTGACATGATGAAAATTTTTTCAAATAAATTTGGTGAGTATCCATTTATTAAAGAAAAATATGGACATGCTGAATTTGGTTTTTCTGGCGGAATGGAACATCAAACATGCACATCAATTGGTGTAATTTCCGAAGATGTTATTGCTCATGAATTAGCTCATCAATGGTTTGGCGATAAAGTTACCTGTAGAGACTGGCATCATATCTGGCTTAACGAAGGTTTTGCTACTTATATTACTAATATTTACTTCGAAGAAAAATATGGTAAAGAAAAATTTGCCGAGAGAATTAACTCGATGATGACTTCTGCTAAACTATCATCAGGATCAATTTATGTCCAAAACATTGACAGTGACACTGCAATATTTAATTATAACAGAACTTACAATAAAGGTGCAACAGTCTTACACATGCTAAGAGGTATTCTGGGAGACGAAATATTTTACAAAACATTAAAAGAATATTTAAATGATCCCAAATTAGCTTACTCAACAGCAACAACAGAAGATTTCCAGAAAATTGCAGAAAGAGTCTCTGGAATGAATTTAAAATATTTTTTTGACGAATGGATCTATGGTGAGAATTATCCTAAATATATTTTTAAATGGAATTATTATATAAATGAAAATGACAAGTATACAATTACTATTAATCTTTCACAAAAACCAAATACAAATCCACAATATTTTATTATGCCAATCAAAATTAGAGTTACAACAACTGCCGGGATTACGAATCTAAATTTGTTTAACGATAAACCAGAACAACAGTGGGATTTTGAAATTGATGGTTTACCAATTAATGTAGAATTTGATCCAGACAACTGGATTCTTAAAGATGTAGAGATACAAAATCTTACATCTTTTAAAAAAGAAACTCCACTTGAATTTTTACTTTTTCAAAATTATCCCAACCCATTCAATCCAAACACTTTTATTAAATATCAAATACCAGCACAATGTAAAATAGTATTAAAAATTTATGACATCTTAGGAAAAGAGATAACAACATTAATCAACGATATACAACAACCAGGTAATTACGTAATTGAATTTAATGCTGAGAAATTTAATCTTTCAAGCGGTGTTTATTATTACAAACTCAGTACCGATTTTTTCACAGAGACAAAGAAGATGATGCTGATAAAATGA
- a CDS encoding outer membrane beta-barrel protein, with translation MKKATAILFFVLLIVLNLSIKAQSDFGLKGIGAKLGYVSPEDPIESTIGFGAVVNLGQIIPAIKLDAGIDYWSKTYDSGSIYGTTWESTISAITIYGLGKYYIPVGNTPVKPYGGVGLGFVISKVSVDVPGFSTSESDTDFGFRLVGGADYQISPNIKGFAEINYHSNGTDFLGIFAGVVYILGK, from the coding sequence ATGAAAAAAGCTACAGCCATTCTTTTTTTTGTTCTTTTAATAGTACTTAATCTTAGCATTAAAGCACAATCAGATTTTGGATTAAAAGGCATCGGCGCAAAATTGGGTTATGTCTCTCCAGAAGATCCTATTGAAAGTACAATCGGTTTTGGTGCAGTAGTCAATCTAGGCCAAATTATTCCTGCAATAAAACTTGATGCTGGAATTGATTACTGGTCTAAAACTTATGACAGCGGATCAATTTATGGTACTACTTGGGAAAGTACTATATCAGCCATTACAATTTATGGACTCGGGAAATATTATATTCCTGTTGGTAATACTCCGGTTAAACCTTATGGTGGAGTTGGTTTAGGATTTGTAATTTCTAAAGTTAGCGTGGATGTACCTGGCTTTTCTACATCAGAAAGTGATACTGATTTTGGATTCAGATTAGTTGGAGGAGCTGATTACCAGATTTCACCAAACATAAAAGGATTTGCCGAAATTAATTATCACTCAAATGGAACAGACTTCCTTGGAATTTTTGCAGGTGTAGTATATATACTTGGCAAGTAA
- a CDS encoding glycoside hydrolase family 26 protein has translation MKLKLIFSILIFVILISCVPEYNSIYFQKKLNVKLVDSSASKETVLLFYNLKKLSEHKIIFGHHDATAYGVGWFGKDSSDVKSVVNSYPGLYGWDFSHITSNKNNPVKNYMKKLVLDAYKRGGVNTFCWHYNNPVTDGSFYDTTIAVKKILPGGGFYLKYLRALDSIADFANNLKDSTGEPIPIIFRPFHEFDGSWFWWGKNFCTKEEFIELWRTTVNYLRNKKGVKNFLYAYSPDRNFYSEEEYLERYPGDEFVDILGMDDYYDFVPGGDGIEWITKKLSIITKLAKKKNKIAAFTETGLEGIVNHKWWTDRLLKSFDNDSIKIAYLMVWRNANETHHYAPYKGHPSAENFVEFVFSPKILLEKDLPNLYKTSINDNIIEKINFKKNLDIIKTMGFYPVRCN, from the coding sequence ATGAAATTAAAGTTAATCTTCTCAATCTTAATCTTTGTGATATTAATATCCTGTGTGCCAGAATATAACAGCATATATTTTCAAAAAAAATTAAATGTAAAATTAGTTGATTCATCTGCCAGCAAAGAAACTGTTTTACTTTTTTATAATCTTAAAAAATTATCTGAACATAAAATAATTTTTGGACATCACGATGCAACTGCATATGGTGTGGGTTGGTTTGGTAAGGATAGTTCTGATGTTAAAAGTGTTGTTAATTCATATCCAGGTTTATATGGATGGGATTTCAGTCATATTACATCAAACAAAAATAATCCTGTTAAAAATTATATGAAAAAATTAGTACTTGATGCTTATAAACGAGGAGGCGTCAATACATTCTGCTGGCATTATAATAATCCAGTTACAGATGGTTCATTCTATGATACAACAATTGCAGTAAAAAAAATATTACCGGGTGGAGGTTTTTATTTGAAGTATCTAAGAGCTCTCGATTCCATTGCAGATTTTGCTAATAATCTTAAAGATTCTACAGGAGAACCAATTCCTATAATTTTTAGACCATTCCATGAATTTGATGGTAGCTGGTTCTGGTGGGGTAAAAATTTCTGTACAAAAGAAGAATTTATTGAATTATGGAGAACAACTGTAAATTATTTAAGAAATAAAAAAGGTGTTAAAAATTTTTTATATGCTTATTCACCGGATAGAAATTTTTATAGCGAAGAAGAATATCTTGAACGTTATCCTGGTGATGAGTTTGTAGATATTTTAGGAATGGATGATTATTATGATTTTGTACCCGGTGGTGATGGAATAGAATGGATTACAAAAAAACTAAGTATAATCACAAAACTTGCAAAAAAGAAAAATAAAATTGCAGCATTTACAGAAACAGGTCTCGAAGGAATTGTAAACCATAAATGGTGGACAGATAGATTGCTTAAATCATTTGATAATGATTCAATTAAAATTGCTTATTTAATGGTCTGGCGAAATGCAAACGAAACTCATCATTATGCACCTTACAAGGGACATCCAAGTGCAGAAAATTTTGTTGAGTTTGTCTTCAGTCCAAAAATTTTATTAGAAAAGGATCTACCCAATTTATATAAAACATCAATTAATGATAATATCATCGAAAAAATTAATTTCAAAAAAAATCTTGATATCATTAAAACAATGGGATTTTATCCAGTAAGATGTAATTGA
- a CDS encoding sigma-54-dependent transcriptional regulator: MTKTDQINILLVEDEDFDVKRVKNTLNYYSSRVKLLDVVSNGLAALQLIKAYPDKYDVVIMDYQISGGLKGEELIMKMKDCDPLIQIIVITKMTINITNYDFANNLLRAGAFWYCTKYPGNIEEYIYQPTDFILSIFNAYEKKKLEKQKLKSDKRLKQSIEKLLESKKIIGESKPMLQLKENIEKYAKSDVNILINGPSGTGKELVAWNIHLKSKRRYENFVPINCGSIPSELIESELFGFEKGSFTGASGSKAGLFEIANNGTIFLDEVAELPPSAQVKLLRVIQEGEIEKIGRTEKISVNVRIIAATNKNLANEVNNNRFREDLYYRLNVVPLDIVPLKDRGEDIILLFDYFLDYFSNDMEIPKPTYDEKVKEILLNYKWPGNVRELRNVVQRLMLNCSGTITAKDISSPLILGNQIIAKEETNFEDIYNGQVLPLKEVERQFRIKYFKYVRSISSSDSAAAERLGLAPSNFYRMCKELGLK, from the coding sequence ATGACTAAAACTGATCAAATAAACATTTTATTAGTAGAAGATGAAGATTTTGATGTAAAGAGAGTGAAAAATACTCTCAATTATTATAGCTCGAGAGTTAAGCTGCTGGATGTTGTTTCTAATGGTCTGGCAGCTCTTCAGCTCATTAAAGCCTATCCAGATAAATATGATGTTGTTATTATGGATTATCAAATATCTGGTGGCCTCAAGGGTGAAGAATTGATTATGAAGATGAAAGATTGCGATCCACTTATTCAAATCATTGTTATTACTAAAATGACAATTAATATTACAAATTATGATTTTGCAAATAATTTACTGCGGGCAGGTGCTTTCTGGTATTGTACTAAATATCCCGGAAATATCGAAGAGTATATCTATCAACCCACAGATTTTATATTAAGCATTTTTAATGCTTATGAAAAAAAGAAATTAGAAAAACAAAAATTGAAATCAGATAAAAGATTAAAACAGAGTATAGAAAAATTACTTGAATCAAAAAAAATAATTGGCGAATCGAAACCAATGTTGCAGTTAAAAGAAAATATTGAAAAATATGCAAAGAGTGATGTGAATATTTTAATTAATGGTCCATCCGGTACAGGGAAGGAATTAGTTGCATGGAATATTCATCTTAAAAGTAAGCGAAGGTACGAAAATTTTGTACCAATCAATTGTGGAAGCATTCCATCTGAATTAATTGAGAGTGAGCTCTTTGGATTTGAAAAAGGTTCTTTTACCGGGGCAAGTGGTAGTAAAGCCGGCTTGTTTGAAATTGCAAATAATGGTACAATCTTTTTAGATGAAGTTGCTGAACTTCCTCCTTCAGCTCAGGTTAAATTATTACGAGTAATACAGGAAGGAGAAATTGAAAAAATTGGTAGAACAGAAAAAATATCTGTTAATGTTAGAATTATTGCTGCAACAAATAAAAATTTAGCTAATGAAGTTAATAATAATCGTTTCAGAGAAGATTTATATTACAGATTGAATGTTGTTCCTCTTGATATTGTGCCACTTAAAGATAGAGGAGAAGATATTATTTTACTCTTTGATTATTTTCTTGATTACTTCAGCAATGATATGGAAATTCCTAAACCAACATACGATGAAAAAGTCAAGGAAATTCTATTAAACTACAAATGGCCCGGCAATGTAAGAGAGTTAAGAAATGTTGTTCAACGTTTAATGTTAAATTGTTCGGGAACAATTACAGCAAAGGATATTAGTAGCCCACTTATACTTGGTAATCAAATAATTGCAAAAGAAGAAACAAATTTTGAAGACATTTATAATGGACAGGTATTGCCTCTTAAAGAAGTAGAAAGACAATTTCGTATTAAATATTTCAAATATGTCAGAAGCATTTCAAGTTCCGACTCTGCTGCTGCGGAACGACTTGGTTTAGCACCATCAAATTTCTACAGAATGTGTAAAGAATTGGGTCTCAAATAA
- the mce gene encoding methylmalonyl-CoA epimerase, with the protein MEITHLDHIAIAVKNLDEKIKYYENVLGLKCNSIDESRTQKTRTAYFTIGQTKIYLIESTEPYGPIGRFIENKGEGIHHISFAVKDLPAALKEAASKGVQLIDTEPKLSPEGYYIAYLHPKSTHGVLTQLCELPK; encoded by the coding sequence ATGGAAATAACTCATCTCGATCATATAGCAATTGCAGTAAAAAATTTAGATGAAAAAATTAAATATTACGAAAATGTTCTTGGATTAAAATGTAATTCAATTGATGAATCAAGAACACAAAAAACAAGAACTGCATATTTCACAATAGGCCAGACAAAAATTTATTTAATTGAATCGACCGAACCTTATGGCCCAATTGGAAGATTTATTGAAAATAAAGGTGAAGGAATTCATCACATATCTTTTGCTGTAAAAGATCTACCTGCTGCATTAAAAGAAGCTGCTTCAAAAGGTGTACAATTAATTGATACTGAGCCAAAATTAAGTCCAGAAGGTTATTACATTGCTTATTTACATCCAAAATCTACACATGGAGTACTAACACAACTTTGTGAGTTACCCAAGTAA
- a CDS encoding sensor histidine kinase, with protein MVRQKVKNKFSKYRFEIKHITAFLFILIVFQIIMALVQKSSLNDFLVETQSWYQKYSAERLAIVTSTSMELLYENLFMEKPQSEYDERRITYSFNVIFKQQLIQKSVEDISLILIKNHRLYVIDSGQKLYKFLTNTLEPYDTHRDAHIEAVKLFLKVKDKMKASEIIYSTLENNKTFNILVPFVPDGEYLGVMYMKITPDFSFLTKEVRASYDKVAMIYTSLIFIGLIIIFVISSQAVKERNEALQKFYEEHQENIKKQIRLEKESLFTKRIYHTHHKAEKIIGFIKEDVRKMNAHGIEELKNRVITYSNFISRIIYDMKWYDQDINTIINPMFSTNINEVIKFIIDNVFLRISSKNEMFNFKVELDEKLPPVNVNEFVIWEILEPLIQNSIDHGNKKSITIKISTKYDPGTNLSYIVIEDDGVGIKEELLEVNENGIKRIFLENESTKKLEGANSGYGCYIAYQMAVEKCGWDIDVINLTEGGCRFTLTIKNQGV; from the coding sequence ATGGTAAGGCAAAAAGTAAAAAATAAATTTTCTAAATATCGATTTGAAATTAAACATATAACAGCATTTCTGTTTATTCTTATTGTATTTCAAATTATAATGGCGTTAGTTCAAAAATCTTCGCTAAACGATTTTCTTGTAGAAACTCAGTCATGGTATCAAAAATATTCTGCTGAACGATTGGCTATTGTTACTTCTACAAGTATGGAATTACTTTATGAAAATTTGTTTATGGAAAAACCACAAAGCGAATACGATGAAAGACGAATAACATATTCCTTTAATGTAATTTTTAAACAACAACTTATTCAAAAAAGTGTTGAAGATATTAGTTTGATATTAATAAAAAACCACAGACTATATGTAATTGATAGCGGACAAAAATTATATAAATTCTTAACAAACACACTCGAACCTTATGATACTCATCGAGATGCTCATATCGAAGCAGTAAAATTGTTTTTGAAAGTTAAAGACAAAATGAAAGCTTCTGAAATTATTTATAGTACTCTTGAAAACAATAAGACATTTAATATTCTTGTTCCTTTTGTACCCGATGGTGAATATCTTGGTGTAATGTATATGAAGATTACACCTGATTTTTCTTTTCTCACAAAAGAAGTACGTGCAAGTTACGATAAAGTAGCAATGATTTATACTTCGCTAATTTTTATAGGCTTAATAATAATTTTTGTTATATCATCTCAGGCAGTAAAAGAACGTAACGAAGCTTTACAAAAATTTTATGAAGAACATCAGGAAAATATTAAGAAACAAATAAGACTCGAAAAAGAATCGCTATTTACAAAACGTATTTATCATACTCATCATAAAGCAGAAAAAATAATTGGATTCATTAAAGAAGATGTTCGTAAAATGAATGCACATGGAATAGAAGAACTAAAAAATAGAGTAATTACTTATTCGAATTTTATTTCAAGAATTATTTATGATATGAAGTGGTATGACCAGGATATTAATACAATTATTAATCCAATGTTCAGTACAAATATTAACGAAGTTATTAAATTTATTATCGATAATGTCTTTTTACGTATTTCAAGTAAAAACGAGATGTTTAATTTCAAAGTAGAACTGGATGAAAAATTACCTCCAGTTAATGTAAATGAGTTTGTTATCTGGGAAATACTTGAACCATTGATACAGAATAGCATAGATCATGGAAATAAAAAATCAATTACAATAAAGATTTCTACAAAATATGATCCTGGAACAAATCTGTCTTACATTGTTATCGAAGATGATGGTGTGGGAATTAAAGAAGAATTACTTGAAGTGAATGAAAATGGAATAAAAAGAATATTTTTAGAAAACGAATCTACAAAAAAACTGGAAGGTGCAAATTCAGGTTATGGTTGTTATATCGCTTATCAGATGGCTGTCGAAAAATGTGGCTGGGATATAGATGTAATTAATCTAACTGAAGGTGGTTGTAGATTCACACTAACAATTAAAAACCAGGGTGTTTAA
- a CDS encoding glycoside hydrolase 5 family protein, giving the protein MKKIFLLLIAFVILVEGCSSTLVRETSDFIKVRGTQFELNGKPYYFVGANFWYGCYLGSPGVTGDRERLKRELDLLKENGITNLRILAASEKSYIKTSLEPAIQPEPGIYNEDLLEGLDYLLAEMKKRNMHAVVFLGNYWEWSGGFVVYNKWFGSGKEVDPNKPEYSWPDFMNYSAEFYRNEKANEHFREFIKKIITRKNKFTGQYYFEDPTIMAWQLANEPRPGWGDVALPYVDYFYKWIDETAAFIHSLDPNHLVTTGNEGLRGCLDSEEIYLKAHQSKNIDYITFHLWPKNWGWFDAKRIDETLPSTIEKAIDYINKHLKYARILNKPITLEEFGLSRDNEICSAGTPTTARDKYYKIIYDIIYDSASSGAPIAGTNFWSWAGVGRGKNKDNMWRVGDPFVGDPPQEPQGFNSIYDTDLSTLSIIKENSEKMNALIKNGFKINSISRN; this is encoded by the coding sequence ATGAAGAAAATTTTTTTACTTCTTATTGCATTTGTAATTTTAGTTGAGGGTTGTTCATCAACTCTTGTTAGAGAAACATCAGACTTTATAAAAGTACGGGGAACACAATTCGAATTAAATGGGAAACCCTATTACTTTGTTGGTGCGAATTTCTGGTATGGTTGTTACCTTGGCTCTCCAGGTGTAACTGGAGATAGAGAAAGATTAAAACGAGAACTTGATTTACTGAAAGAAAATGGAATTACAAATCTTAGAATTCTTGCTGCATCAGAAAAATCTTATATAAAAACTTCGCTCGAGCCAGCAATTCAACCTGAACCCGGAATTTATAACGAAGATCTTCTTGAAGGACTTGATTATCTTCTTGCAGAAATGAAAAAAAGAAATATGCATGCTGTAGTTTTTTTAGGTAACTACTGGGAATGGTCGGGTGGATTTGTTGTTTATAATAAATGGTTTGGGAGTGGAAAAGAAGTAGATCCAAATAAACCAGAATATTCATGGCCAGATTTTATGAATTATTCAGCTGAGTTTTACAGGAATGAGAAAGCAAATGAACATTTCAGAGAATTTATTAAAAAAATAATTACTCGTAAAAATAAATTTACTGGTCAATATTATTTTGAAGATCCAACAATAATGGCATGGCAATTAGCTAACGAGCCAAGACCCGGATGGGGTGATGTTGCACTTCCTTATGTTGATTATTTTTATAAATGGATTGATGAAACAGCTGCATTCATTCATTCTCTTGATCCAAATCATCTTGTTACAACAGGGAATGAAGGTTTAAGAGGATGTCTTGATTCAGAAGAAATATATTTGAAAGCACATCAAAGCAAAAATATTGATTATATTACTTTTCATCTCTGGCCTAAAAACTGGGGCTGGTTCGATGCAAAAAGAATAGACGAAACACTCCCTTCTACAATTGAAAAAGCTATTGATTATATAAATAAGCATTTAAAGTATGCAAGAATATTAAATAAACCCATAACACTGGAAGAATTTGGTTTATCTCGTGATAATGAAATTTGTAGTGCTGGAACTCCTACAACAGCACGCGATAAATATTATAAAATTATTTATGATATAATTTATGATAGTGCTTCTTCTGGAGCTCCAATAGCCGGAACGAACTTCTGGTCGTGGGCTGGTGTTGGAAGAGGAAAAAATAAAGATAATATGTGGCGAGTTGGAGATCCATTTGTTGGCGACCCTCCTCAAGAGCCTCAAGGATTTAATTCAATTTATGATACTGACTTATCTACACTATCAATTATTAAAGAAAATTCAGAAAAAATGAATGCTTTAATTAAAAATGGATTTAAAATTAACAGCATATCAAGAAATTAA